The DNA sequence GCTTGCCGAGTACGAGCCGCCTTTCGTGCATTACAACAGTGACGGAGATATCGGGGCGCGGGTGCTGCTGATCAGCCAGGCGGGGGATCAGGACACGCTGTTCGGCCTCTACGACATCATGCAGACCTTGGAAATCGTGCCGCTGGACGGGCCGCGCGACCGCAAGAGCAACTCTTTCGAACTGATCGGCGAGAATGGCAGCATCATCAGCCAGACGCAGGTTTCCCTGGAAAACGGGCAGATCAAGGGTTTCACACTGATCTGGCCTGCCGGTGACGAAGAACGCCGCCGCCGTGTGATCGCCGAAATGTCCAAAAGCCTGGTACGGCTTCCCGGCGTGCTCGACCCGGCGGAAGGCGCGGGCGAAGAGCAGGCCATCGACCTCGTGGCAGGTTTGCAGGTGCGGCAACCGCGCATCGCGCGCTCGGGCTTTTTCGTCGACGCCGATGGGGCTGTGGCGACGACCGCCGAAACGGTTCAGGGCTGCGGTCGGCTGACCATCGACGGCGATACCGAGGCTGACGTGATCGCGCAGGACCGCGACAGCGGCGTCGCAATCCTGAAACCGCGCGAGGCCCTGGCCCCGCTGGCGGTGGCCGAATTCGGGCTTCAAGCGCCGCGCTTGCAGTCCGAGGTTTCGGTCGCCGGCTTTTCCTACGAGGGTGTCCTTTCGGCGGCCACGCTGACGTTCGGCACATTGTCGGACGTGCGTGGCCTGCGGGGCGAGGAAACGGTCAAACGGCTTTCTCTTGCCGCGCAGGACGGCGACGCGGGCGGGCCGGTGTTCGACGCCAGCGGAAATGTCATGGGCATGCTGCTGCCCCGCAGCAGCGGTAGCCAGGAACTGCCGGGGGACGTGAATTTCGCCGTCGACGCGGCGGTGATCGCCGATCTGGCCACTGGCGCCGGTCTGACCCTGGATGCCAGTGACCGCACGGGCTCCATCGCGCCTCGGGACCTGCGACTGGCCGCACAGGGCATGACCGTCCTGGTCAGCTGCTGGGAGTGACGCCTGCCCCGGGACGGACCGGAACCAGAAGGAACTCCGTCCCGGTTTCCTGAAACCGAACTCAGGCCGCGAGGTCCGGCGTCAGATAGATCAGCGTAGGCCCCTCGGCATCGAAGGCCCCGCGCACTGCATCCTGCATCTTGGGCAGGCTGGCGGGCTGCACGGCGCGTGCGCCAAATGCCTCGGCCAGCTTGATGAAGTCGGGGTTTCGGGCAATCACGGCATTGGGGGCAATCTGCGCCCCCACCATGCTGGCCTCGATCGCACCCAGCTTGCCGTTGTCCCACAGGATGATCGGCAGGCTCAGGCCCAGCTCCACGGCCACGCCCAGTTCGGCCATCGTGTAATGAAACCCGTAATCCCCCATGATCGCCAGCGTCGGCTGCCCGCGCCGCGCGACAGCCCCGCCGATGGCTGCGGGCAGCGCATAGCCCAGCGTGCCGAAACCGTAGGGATGGTGCCAATGGCCGGGGCGGTCCATGTCCCAGGTCTCGGTCGCGGCATAGGCGAACTGGGTCATGTCCGAGTAGATCATCGTGTCGGTCGGCAGACAGGCACGCAGCGCATCGGCGATCGGCAGGATGCCGGGGTATTCGGTATCCACCTCGCCGCGCCATTTGCCGCGGGCGGCGGCCACGTCCTGTGCGGTCCAGTCGCTCTCGCCGCGCCAGTCCGACGTCGCCTCGGCCAGAGACCGAAGCACCGCATCAGCGTCCTGCCGCAGACGAACATCGGCGTTCTGCGCATCGCTCAGCACCTCCGGGTCGAGATCCACCCGGATCATCAGGCTTTCATGGCCAAGATGCGCGCGCCAAAGGTCGACCTCGGCCAGTTCCGTGCCCATGGCGATCACGAGATCGGCCCGGGCGATTTCGGCCAGGCTGCCGGGCCGCGACAGGTAGGACCCGAAGAACAAGGGATAATCGGGCGCGACGATGCCGCGTCCGGCAAAGGTGGTAAAAGCCGCAGCCCCGCTCTGGCGCAGCACTGTCATCGCATGGGATGCCTCCGTGACGCCACCGCCAAAGACGAAGAGCGGTCGCCGGGCCTTCTTCAGCGCCGCAGATATCACGCCTGCGTCCTCTTCGGCGCCGACCAAGTGGCCCGCATGGTTCCCGCGCGCCTTCGGTGCCGGGGGCGCAGAGGCTTCGAGCGCCGCAATCGGCACGCTGATCGACTTGGGGCCCTTGCGCTGCGGGGCGCGAAACTCCTCGAAGGCGCGATCAATCAGCGTATAGGCCGCCTGCGCCGTGCGCGCCTCCTCTGACCAGTCGCAGACCGTTTCCGCAGCCGCGCGCTGGTCCTTCATCTGATGCAATTGGCCGCGCCGCGCCGCCGTCTCGTCCAGACATGAGGAGATCACCAGCATCGGCACGCTGTCGGAATAGGCCTGCCCCATCGGCGTCATGATGTTGCACAGCCCCGGCCCGGTGATCACGTAGGCCACACCGGGCCGCCGCGTCGCGCGGGCGTAACCGTCGGCCATGAATCCCGCGCCCTGTTCATGGCGGGCCAGCACATGGCTGATCCCCGCCTCCTCGATCCCGCGGTACATTTCCTGGTTATGCACCCCGGGAATGCCGAAGATCACGTCGACGCCCCGGTCCTTGAGCATGTGGGAAATCTGTGCGCCAAGCGGGCGGGTCTCTTGGTCGGCAGCCATCAGGCCCTCCAGAAGCTTATCGTGAACAGGACATAGACGACCATCAGTTCCAGCCGCCCCAGCAGCATGGCGATGATGAGGATCCACTTGGCCGTGTCGTTGAGCGTGCTGAAATTGCCCGCAGGCCCGATGATGTCGCCCAGACCGGGGCCGATGTTGGCCAGCGCCGCCCCTGCCCCGGACACGGAGGTGACGAAATCCAGACCCGTCATGCTGAGCGCGACCGAGATCAGCCCCAGCGTCACCACGAAGAACATGAAGAAGGACATCACCGAAGACAGCACATCCTGCCCGACCGGCCGCCCGTCGTATCGCGGTGTGAAAATGCCGTGCGGCGACCGGATCCGTCCCAGCTGCGCCCGGATCGACGCGAAAAGAAGTTGATAACGGAAGATCTTGATCGAACAGGCGGTCGAGCCCGCGCAGCCCCCGATCAGCCCGATGAAAAAGAACAGCGCGACCGCGAAGGGCCCCCATGTCATGTAATCGACCGAGGCATAGCCGGTGCCCGAGATGATGGAGGTGATGTTGAACAACGCCTCGCGAAAGCTCTGTTCCACATGGTGCGGAAAGACATGCTGCAATGTCAGCACCATCACCAGAACCAGCACCCCGATGGTCAGGACAAAGCCGCGCACCTGCGGGTCGCGGTGTAGCGCCAGCGGGTTGCCGTTGATCAGCTGCACGTAGCGCACAAAAGGCATGGCCGCCAGGACCATGAACAGGCTCGCCACATATTCCGGCGCCCCGGTGAACCGCCCGAACGAGGCGTCGTAATTGGCAAACCCCCCGGTGGAAATCGTGGTAAGCGCGTGAACGGTCGCGTCGAAGGTGTTCATGCCCAGGGCCAGATAGCTGAGCACGCAGGCCACGGTAAGCCAAAGGTAGATCACCGAAATCTGGGTGGCGATCTGCCCCGCACGCGGCAGGATTTTTCCGAAGGTATCAAAAGCTTCGGACTTGAAGATCTGCATCCCCCCGACCTTGAGTTCGGGCAGGAACACCATGGCGACGATGATGATCCCGATGCCGCCCAGCCACTGCAGGATGCCGCGCCACAGCAGCAGCCCCTTGGGCATCGTGTCGAGCCCCGTCAGCACGGTCGATCCGGTGGTGGTCAGGCCCGACATCGCCTCGAACACCGCGTTGGTAAAGCTCGACTGCGTCTCGCCCAGCATGAAGGGCAAGGCCCCGAACAGCGGCAGCAGAACCCAGACGCCGGTGGTCAGAAGAAAGGTCTGCTGGATGGTCAGCCCCTGCTTGACCCCGTTGGCGCAGGCCAGCGCCATCATCCCGCCCGCCGCGGTGGTGATCAGCCCCGCTTCGACGAAAACGATGACATGACCGCGCCCCTCGGCGAGGTCGACCAGCAACGGCACGATCATCGCGAGCCCCAGCACCCCCACAAGGAGGCCGACCACATAACCGACAGGGCGCAAATCCATCATGCGGCAGCGTTGGCGTCTGGCATTGGCGGTGTCAAGCGCACACCCCCGCCGGACATGAAAACGGCCCGGCGTGCGGCTTTTGAGGCGGCACGGCTCCGGGCCGTTGATCTCCGAACCGAAAGGCGTGTCTCAGAACGCGTAGAGGTCCTTGAACACATGGTGCACGATGTCTTCGCGCTTGATGTTGAGTTTCGCCAGTTCGGCATCTGTCTTGGCTTGCAACGCCGTCACACGGTCGAGCCGCTGCTGGCCGGTGGAGCCTGCGATCATGGCTTTTCCGAAGGCATCGAAGAACGCACCGGCACGGGCCAGCACCGTTTGGACGGCAGCACCGAAACCGGTTGTGGTCATGGTGGTTTGGTAGGTCATTTTGAAAGTACCTTGATCTCCGTGGTCTCTTCCCTGACCCGTAGATAGACCCGGTCGGCACCCGGTAGTACCGCCATTAACGCATACCCGAACGTCACGGCTTGCAGGGCTCTGCACTGCAGCATGATCCGGCGCCGGGGCGTGACGCGACCGCGGGATGACAAAAGGCCCGGATCGCGCCCCGGGCCTTTTGAAACAGGTGCGCTGAGGATCTCAGCCGACGTGGAACAGCGTGTTGAACAGCTTGGGATCAATGCTGGCCATTTCGAACGTCGGCCCTTCCGTCAGCACCGAGATCGCGTCATGCGAATGCAGGCTTTCCTGATGGCTGGCCACGATCCGGAAATCGCCGACGCGGGGTTCCTCTTGCAGCTGTTCGCAGAACAACCGCGCGGCATCCTCGACAAAGATCGGATTGGCGGCGTTCAGCTCTGCAAAGGCCTGTTCGTCCTCGCGCTTGACCATCACCTGGGTTTCGGTCGGCACCGCACGGCGGCAGGCGTCGATCAGGTCCTCGAACCACAGGCATTGGCGGTCACAGTCGATCACCGCAGAAATCCGCGCGACGGAGCGTTGCGAATGTGGTGTGGCCAGCTGACCGCGTGTGGCGCGGGCATGTTCGCTGAGTTCCAGCGAACAGGGGCAGGTGCTGGAATAGACATAGTCGAGATGGATCATCTTCTGCCGCACCCCGGCCTTTTCCACCAGTTCCAGCGCGATGTCGTAGTATTGATACCCCGACAGACCCGACCGAAGGCTTTCGATCTTCACCGGAAATGAAAACCGCATCTGAATCCGCGCATCCATGCTGTCGAGATCGGTCTTGTAGTCGTCCAGCGCCCTTTCGATCACCTCGAAACTGAAGGTCTGCTCCGCATGGTTGTAGAAGCTGCGCATGATGCGCGACATGTTGATGCCCTTCTTTTCCGCCTCAAGGCTGACGGAGCCTGTGACCGATGTTTCGAGCGTCAGTTCGCCATTGTCGCGGGTGCGAAAACGGATCGGCAGCCTGAAATTGGAGATGCCCACATGTTGGATTTGCTGACGTGCCCCCCGGATCAGGCTGCTGGGGCCGTTCTGAAGGTCGGGCAGCGTGGATTTATAGACCTCACCGACCGCAAAATCCTCGGGATAGTCGCGCCGGAACACGGGGTAGTCCGGCGTGTCCGACAAAAGGCGCGACAGTGCCGGATCAAGATCCGCCATCTCTTGCGCGGTGGCCGTGCTGGCCCAGGCCCGCAGCGTTTCCAGCGCCGTTTCGGCGTCTTTGCGCTCCGGCGCTTTTTCGACTGACGTAATCGCATTCATGGCTCAGGCTCCCGTTGTCCTCGCACCTGATACTTAGGGTGCCCTGATCGGATTACCAAGACAGATATGTGATAGGACACATTCCGCACCGCCAAACCCGACCGGCCGGCGGCTCAGACCGTCACTTCAGCGCCTGCATCAGATCCGCGATCAGGTCGCGCGGGTCTTCCAGCCCGGCCGACAGCCGCACGAGCCCCGGCGAGATGCCCAGCACGTCTTTCTGCTCCTGCGTCAGGCGCTGATGCGTGGTTGTCGCGGGATGGGTCGCGATGGACTTGGCGTCGGCAAAGTTGTTCGAGATCGTGATGACCTGCAACGCGTTGAGAAAGCTGAAACAGGCCTCCTTGCCGCCTTTCACTTCGAAGGCGATGACCGTACCGCCCACCGGCGCCTGCGCCAGGGCCAGCGCCTGCTGCGGATGGGCCTGATGGGTCGGGTAGCGGACACTTGCAATCTTGTCGTGCCCGGACAGCGCCTCGGCCAGTTCCAGCGCCGTCTGCGCCTGCGCGCGCACCCTCAGGCCCATGGTCTCAAGCGCCTTGAGGTGGGTCCAGGCGGCAAAGGGGTTCATCGCGCCCCCGGTATGCTTCATGTAGGCCTCGATCGGGCCGCGGATCAGATCGCGCGGGCCGCAGATCGCCCCGCCCAGCATCCGCCCCTGCCCGTCCACATGCTTGGTCGTCGAGACGATGGCGATGTCCGCGCCACAGGCCCGGGCATAGGAAAAGACCGGTGTGGCCATGGCGTCATCCGCCAGCACCAGCGCGCCGACCGCATGGGCCGCCTTGACCACATGGCGGATGTCGACCACTTCGAGCGTGGGGTTCGAGATGCTTTCAAAGAACACCAGCCGCGTATCGGGCCGGATCGCGGCGTCCCAGGCGGCATTGTCGGTGCCATCGACCAGCGTGACCTCGACCCCGAAGCGGCCCAGCACGTCCTCCAGCACATAGATGCAGGACCCGAACAGCGCACGCGCCGCCACGACATGGTCCCCCGCCTTGAGCAGCGCGGTCAACGCCCCGCTGACCGCCGCCATGCCCGAGGCGCAGGCGAAACAATCCTCATAGCCCAGCAGGTCGGCGATCCGGTCCTCGAACATGCGCACGGTGGGGTTGCCGTAGCGCGCATAGATGAACTCGTCCTCGCCCAACGCCTCGAACCGGGCTTCGGCCTGTTCGGCACTGTCGTAGACGAAGCCCTGGGTCAGGAACAGCGCCTCGCTCACTTCGCCATATTGGCTGCGGCGGGTACCCGCGTGGATCGCGCGGGTGCTGGGGTGCCAATCTTTGCTCATGTTCGTATCCTTCCGGCCCGGCTTGCGGGCAATAAAAAAACTCCAGACGCGGTCAAGCGAAAGGAGTCTTTCCTCGACCTTTTAGCGGTTTTGAAAGGCTGATGCCCCCCGTGGCCCGCAATCCGGTAACAAATCACCACGCCGTTGTGCTACTGCGCCGGTCCGCGCAGGTCAAGAGCGACACCTTGGCATTCGCCCCAAAACCGGCATGATGACCCGGCGCAGCCAGGAGACACAGCATGACCGCCCCCATCGACCTTTATTACTGGCCCACCCCCAACGGCTGGAAAATCTCCATCGCACTGGAAGAGATGAAGCTGCCCTACACGACGCATCTGGTGAACATCGGCGCTGGCGAACAGTTCGACCCCGATTTCCTGAAGATCGCGCCGAACAACCGGATGCCCGCCATCGTCGATCCGGACGGCCCGGACGGCGCGCCGATCCCGATCTTTGAATCCGGTGCGATCCTGCAATACCTCGCCCGCAAGACCGGCCTGTTCTGCGGCGACACCGAACGCCAGCGGATCGCCGTGGATCAGTGGCTGATGTGGCAGATGGGCGGGCTGGGTCCGATGGCCGGACAGGCGCATCATTTCCTGAAATTCGCGCCGAAAAAGGATCCGCCGCAGGACATCCCCTATGCCAAGGACCGCTACCGGGAAGAAACCGCGCGGCTCTACGGTGTGCTGGACCGGCAGCTTGCGCAGCACGACTATGTCGCCGGCGACTTCGTCTCGATCGCGGATTTCGCGATATGGGGATGGGCGTCGTTGTGGGAAGGTCAGCAGCAAACCCTGGAGGACAAACCGCATATGGCGCGCTGGCTTGACGCGATGGCGGCGCGCCCCGGTGTGCAGGCGGGCCGGGCCCTGCACGCCGACAAGCGCAAGTAGCCACGGGTATCGCTTGGGTCAAGGAAAACGGGCCGACCTTTCAAACAGGCTCGGGCCTCAGCCCTCGTCCTTGTCCACCCCGTACTGCTGAAACAGCTTGCCCTGCAGCATGAAGAACCCGAACATCGCCACGGGCAGGCCGAAGGTCTTGAAATACACCCAGGTCTCGGTCGCGAAACTGCGCCAGATCAGTTCGTTCGCGACAGCAAGGCCAAAGAAAAACAGCATCAGCCGCCGGGTCAGCAGCATCCAGCCTCCGTCCTGCAGGGGCATCATCTCTTCCATCACGTATTTCAGGTAGGATTGCCCGCGCAGCAGCCCCACGGCCAGGATGCCGCCAAACAGCAGGTAGATCATCGTCGGCTTCATCTTGAAGAAACGGTCATCGTTCAGCCAGACCGACAGCCCCCCGAACACCACCACCAGAATGACGGTGGCCACCTGCATCCGGTTCAGCTTGCCCGTCAGTGCCCACATCGCCCCGGTCGCCGCGACCAGCAGCGGAATAAAGGCCGCGGTCACGACGATGAAGCCGTCGTATTCCGTACCCGCGATGGTAAAGCTGCGGTCCTTCAGCCGCAGGTAGGCGATGAAAAACAACAGAATCGGGCCGTATTCGAGGGCCGATTTCAGAAACGGGTTCACTTCCCTGTGCGTCGCCATGTCGTCGTGCTCCTTCATCCGCCCAGTTCCACTATCACAGCACCCGCCGCAATCAATGCCATCAGTGCCACCCGGCGCGGTCCCACCGTCTCCTTGAGGAAGACGACGCCGATCAGCGCGGCAAATACCGTCGATGTCTCGCGCAGGACGGCGGCCTCGCCCACCTTGTCCAGCCGGGTCGCCATCATGATCGAGCCAAAGCTGGCAAAGGCCACCAGCCCGCCGAACAACCCGCGCATCATCAGCGGCCCCGGATCGGGCGGGTCGGCCATTCTGCGCCAGCGCAGGACCGCGATGATCGGCATCAAGACTCCGTCGATCATGAAAAACCATGCCAGAAAGGTGAAGGGATTCTCGGTCGCCCGGATGCCGTAGGCATCGAAGGTGGTGTAAAGCGCGACGAAAAGGCCCGTCAGCACCGCCAGCCCCAGTGCCGCGTTCAGCGTGTCACGCTGCGCCTCAAGTTTGCGCAGGTTGTAGACAGCAAGGCCGAAGATGCCCGACAACAGTACCGCCACCCCGAGCCATTGCACCCCGGTAAAGCGTTCAGAAAAAATAAGGTAGGCCCCGATCACCGCGAACAGCGGCCCGGTGCCCCGGACGACCGGATAGACCACGGTATAGGCCCCCTTGGTATAGGCCCAGGCCTGCAACAGCTTGTAGCCGACGTGGAT is a window from the Sulfitobacter sp. THAF37 genome containing:
- a CDS encoding serine protease, with product MIRLVLAFCAAALVFSPPVSRPVLAQAADEIVWVQIEAQPSLTVATDRARAYASTLEDVNGFSLGGGWYGIAVGPYRRADAEEVLRSYVRDGLVPRDSFIQLSIRFRQQFWPVGANVLNNGVIDPPASVATTQEAPTQTTPAEEPLAETPAPEPEPADETLQEARQSERLLDGQERRDLQIALQWAGFYNAAIDGAFGRGTRNSMAGWQEANGYEATGVLTTLQRAALLKQYNAVLDGLGLQIVRDEKAGIEIMMPTAEVSLAEYEPPFVHYNSDGDIGARVLLISQAGDQDTLFGLYDIMQTLEIVPLDGPRDRKSNSFELIGENGSIISQTQVSLENGQIKGFTLIWPAGDEERRRRVIAEMSKSLVRLPGVLDPAEGAGEEQAIDLVAGLQVRQPRIARSGFFVDADGAVATTAETVQGCGRLTIDGDTEADVIAQDRDSGVAILKPREALAPLAVAEFGLQAPRLQSEVSVAGFSYEGVLSAATLTFGTLSDVRGLRGEETVKRLSLAAQDGDAGGPVFDASGNVMGMLLPRSSGSQELPGDVNFAVDAAVIADLATGAGLTLDASDRTGSIAPRDLRLAAQGMTVLVSCWE
- a CDS encoding thiamine pyrophosphate-binding protein encodes the protein MAADQETRPLGAQISHMLKDRGVDVIFGIPGVHNQEMYRGIEEAGISHVLARHEQGAGFMADGYARATRRPGVAYVITGPGLCNIMTPMGQAYSDSVPMLVISSCLDETAARRGQLHQMKDQRAAAETVCDWSEEARTAQAAYTLIDRAFEEFRAPQRKGPKSISVPIAALEASAPPAPKARGNHAGHLVGAEEDAGVISAALKKARRPLFVFGGGVTEASHAMTVLRQSGAAAFTTFAGRGIVAPDYPLFFGSYLSRPGSLAEIARADLVIAMGTELAEVDLWRAHLGHESLMIRVDLDPEVLSDAQNADVRLRQDADAVLRSLAEATSDWRGESDWTAQDVAAARGKWRGEVDTEYPGILPIADALRACLPTDTMIYSDMTQFAYAATETWDMDRPGHWHHPYGFGTLGYALPAAIGGAVARRGQPTLAIMGDYGFHYTMAELGVAVELGLSLPIILWDNGKLGAIEASMVGAQIAPNAVIARNPDFIKLAEAFGARAVQPASLPKMQDAVRGAFDAEGPTLIYLTPDLAA
- a CDS encoding glutathione binding-like protein codes for the protein MTAPIDLYYWPTPNGWKISIALEEMKLPYTTHLVNIGAGEQFDPDFLKIAPNNRMPAIVDPDGPDGAPIPIFESGAILQYLARKTGLFCGDTERQRIAVDQWLMWQMGGLGPMAGQAHHFLKFAPKKDPPQDIPYAKDRYREETARLYGVLDRQLAQHDYVAGDFVSIADFAIWGWASLWEGQQQTLEDKPHMARWLDAMAARPGVQAGRALHADKRK
- a CDS encoding aminotransferase class V-fold PLP-dependent enzyme, with product MSKDWHPSTRAIHAGTRRSQYGEVSEALFLTQGFVYDSAEQAEARFEALGEDEFIYARYGNPTVRMFEDRIADLLGYEDCFACASGMAAVSGALTALLKAGDHVVAARALFGSCIYVLEDVLGRFGVEVTLVDGTDNAAWDAAIRPDTRLVFFESISNPTLEVVDIRHVVKAAHAVGALVLADDAMATPVFSYARACGADIAIVSTTKHVDGQGRMLGGAICGPRDLIRGPIEAYMKHTGGAMNPFAAWTHLKALETMGLRVRAQAQTALELAEALSGHDKIASVRYPTHQAHPQQALALAQAPVGGTVIAFEVKGGKEACFSFLNALQVITISNNFADAKSIATHPATTTHQRLTQEQKDVLGISPGLVRLSAGLEDPRDLIADLMQALK
- the folE2 gene encoding GTP cyclohydrolase FolE2; translation: MNAITSVEKAPERKDAETALETLRAWASTATAQEMADLDPALSRLLSDTPDYPVFRRDYPEDFAVGEVYKSTLPDLQNGPSSLIRGARQQIQHVGISNFRLPIRFRTRDNGELTLETSVTGSVSLEAEKKGINMSRIMRSFYNHAEQTFSFEVIERALDDYKTDLDSMDARIQMRFSFPVKIESLRSGLSGYQYYDIALELVEKAGVRQKMIHLDYVYSSTCPCSLELSEHARATRGQLATPHSQRSVARISAVIDCDRQCLWFEDLIDACRRAVPTETQVMVKREDEQAFAELNAANPIFVEDAARLFCEQLQEEPRVGDFRIVASHQESLHSHDAISVLTEGPTFEMASIDPKLFNTLFHVG
- a CDS encoding DMT family transporter — translated: MTEWLLAIEGTAAGHQLALVLALSAALLHAVFGALQKGRYDPWLTRGAIDFCYCAMAAPFALFVVPWPEPHMWVIFAGAWAIHVGYKLLQAWAYTKGAYTVVYPVVRGTGPLFAVIGAYLIFSERFTGVQWLGVAVLLSGIFGLAVYNLRKLEAQRDTLNAALGLAVLTGLFVALYTTFDAYGIRATENPFTFLAWFFMIDGVLMPIIAVLRWRRMADPPDPGPLMMRGLFGGLVAFASFGSIMMATRLDKVGEAAVLRETSTVFAALIGVVFLKETVGPRRVALMALIAAGAVIVELGG
- a CDS encoding TrkH family potassium uptake protein, whose translation is MMDLRPVGYVVGLLVGVLGLAMIVPLLVDLAEGRGHVIVFVEAGLITTAAGGMMALACANGVKQGLTIQQTFLLTTGVWVLLPLFGALPFMLGETQSSFTNAVFEAMSGLTTTGSTVLTGLDTMPKGLLLWRGILQWLGGIGIIIVAMVFLPELKVGGMQIFKSEAFDTFGKILPRAGQIATQISVIYLWLTVACVLSYLALGMNTFDATVHALTTISTGGFANYDASFGRFTGAPEYVASLFMVLAAMPFVRYVQLINGNPLALHRDPQVRGFVLTIGVLVLVMVLTLQHVFPHHVEQSFREALFNITSIISGTGYASVDYMTWGPFAVALFFFIGLIGGCAGSTACSIKIFRYQLLFASIRAQLGRIRSPHGIFTPRYDGRPVGQDVLSSVMSFFMFFVVTLGLISVALSMTGLDFVTSVSGAGAALANIGPGLGDIIGPAGNFSTLNDTAKWILIIAMLLGRLELMVVYVLFTISFWRA
- a CDS encoding inner membrane-spanning protein YciB, with translation MATHREVNPFLKSALEYGPILLFFIAYLRLKDRSFTIAGTEYDGFIVVTAAFIPLLVAATGAMWALTGKLNRMQVATVILVVVFGGLSVWLNDDRFFKMKPTMIYLLFGGILAVGLLRGQSYLKYVMEEMMPLQDGGWMLLTRRLMLFFFGLAVANELIWRSFATETWVYFKTFGLPVAMFGFFMLQGKLFQQYGVDKDEG